A window of Bacillus toyonensis BCT-7112 genomic DNA:
TTAATTGTCGTTTTTCCTTCTGCAATTGCGCCGAACATAACAGCACGATGTGAAATGGACTTATCACCTGGAATTGTAATGTTGCCGTTCAATCCGCTATTTATAGGTTGTATCGTTCTTTCTTTCACGTTTTCACCTTCTCATTTAAATTGTTTCATAAGTTTGGTATTCTTCTTCTCCAAGCGCTAGTTTCGCTTTCATACGATCTTCTTCTCTTTGGAAGCTAATGCGTAATACGCCAAGCAATCCTTCTCGCGCTTCTAATATTTGCAAGTTCGTAATACTAATTTCTTCACGCGCCAAAATACTCGTAATATGAGCCAATGCCCCTACTTTATCTAAAACATCGACGTATAAGTCGTGATAGGCAGGAATTGCCCCTCTTTTTCGTACTGGTAAAGAATCACGGTATTCTTTCGCATCTGCAAAATAGTTTTGAATCTCGCCTGCATCTCCAGTAGAAACAGTATCATATAATTCTTCCATTTCAGAGATCCACTCTTTTAATAATACCATTAAATGCTCACGATTTTGCTTTACAATATCACTCCACATTTTCGGGCTACTAGATGCAATGCGTGTAATGTCTTTAAATCCGCCAGCAGCTAGCTGATGAATGAGCGGATTATCTCCTGCATGTTTCTCCACTTGCTTGACTAACCCTGCTGCGATAAGATGCGGAAAATGACTAACGATTCCTGTTACATAATCATGCTCTTCTGTATTTAAAACGAGAAAATGAGACCCCGTTCCCTTTAACCAACCTTTTAGTTCTTCCACTTGTTCATTTGGCACATGGTTCATCGGTGTTAAAATGTAAAATGCATTTTCAAATAAATGTGCTTTTGCACTTTCAACCCCAGTTTTATGAGAACCTGCCATCGGATGTCCACCAATGAAAGAAATTTCCTTTGAAAATAAAGCTTCCGCTTCGTTCATAATTGTTCCTTTTGTACTACCAACATCGGTCACTATCACATCTTCTCGTAAACGAAATGACGCTAATTTGTGTAATAACTTCTTCGTTTCTTCAACTGGAGAAGCAAAAACAATTAAATGTGCCTCTTCACATGCACGCTGTAAATCTACTGCTACTTCATCTACTACGTGTAATTCTTTCGCACGCTCTACTTGCTCTT
This region includes:
- the tyrA gene encoding prephenate dehydrogenase — encoded protein: MCKKVVLIGTGLIGGSLALAIKKEHDVTITGYDIFQEQVERAKELHVVDEVAVDLQRACEEAHLIVFASPVEETKKLLHKLASFRLREDVIVTDVGSTKGTIMNEAEALFSKEISFIGGHPMAGSHKTGVESAKAHLFENAFYILTPMNHVPNEQVEELKGWLKGTGSHFLVLNTEEHDYVTGIVSHFPHLIAAGLVKQVEKHAGDNPLIHQLAAGGFKDITRIASSSPKMWSDIVKQNREHLMVLLKEWISEMEELYDTVSTGDAGEIQNYFADAKEYRDSLPVRKRGAIPAYHDLYVDVLDKVGALAHITSILAREEISITNLQILEAREGLLGVLRISFQREEDRMKAKLALGEEEYQTYETI